The following coding sequences are from one Musa acuminata AAA Group cultivar baxijiao chromosome BXJ2-4, Cavendish_Baxijiao_AAA, whole genome shotgun sequence window:
- the LOC135610987 gene encoding auxin-responsive protein SAUR32-like: MRKNNEVDKKNNSHHHHHHGHLWTSLSFQLHMPHLGHDKEKAGMPPKGCMVMWVGQEGEEQQRFVVPVVYLNHPLFAKLLEEAEKEYGFDQKGAIVIPCGVDHFRHVQDLIDGEGGAAGAAPAAGHSRRHNDQHQNQHRHRPVINDHENERACAAAAAAAGGGHRHGDHHHHRQHSHHHLPHFAACFGA; encoded by the coding sequence ATGAGGAAGAACAACGAGGTGGACAAGAAGAATAAcagccatcaccaccaccaccacggccACCTGTGGACGTCGCTGAGCTTTCAGCTGCACATGCCACATCTGGGCCACGACAAGGAGAAGGCTGGGATGCCGCCCAAGGGTTGCATGGTGATGTGGGTGGGGCAGGAAGGGGAGGAGCAGCAGCGGTTCGTCGTGCCGGTGGTGTACCTCAACCACCCGCTCTTTGCGAAGCTGTTGGAGGAGGCAGAGAAGGAATATGGCTTCGACCAGAAGGGGGCAATCGTCATCCCCTGCGGCGTCGATCACTTCCGCCATGTGCAGGATCTCATCGATGGCGAGGGCGGCGCTGCCGGTGCTGCACCTGCTGCTGGCCATAGTCGTCGCCACAACGACCAGCACCAAAATCAGCACCGCCACAGGCCGGTTATTAACGACCACGAGAACGAGCGAGCctgtgctgctgctgccgctgccgctggcgGTGGTCATCGCCATGGCGATCATCATCATCACAGGCAACACAGTCATCACCACCTTCCCCACTTTGCTGCATGCTTTGGAGCGTGA
- the LOC135610985 gene encoding probable methyltransferase PMT18 — protein MAKDNSGSLKIHPSESKRRRVTYIFSVSGLCVLFYILGAWQNSTTPTLNQRSDLASKVECDNDFPRSTESLSTSSSSEGETLDFQAHHQLSFNDTFMVTEKFPPCALNFSEYTPCQDLTRCKKFARAMLAYRERHCPAQHELIRCLIPAPPKYKTPFKWPRSRDYAWYDNIPHRELSIEKAVQNWIQVEGDRFRFPGGGTMFPRGADVYIDDINALVSLTDGDIRTAIDTGCGVASWGAYLLKRDILTMSFAPRDTHEAQVQFALERGVPAMIGVMATQRLPYPARAFDMAHCSRCLIPWQDFDGLYLIEVDRVLRPGGYWILSGPPIRWKKYYVGWERTQEDLKQEQDSIEDVAKRLCWKKVIEKGDLAIWQKPINHADCIQSRRIYKTPHICKNDNADAAWYWKMEACITPLPEVSSSSEVAGGELQKWPQRAFAVPPRISKGTIPGLTVKKFEDDNTVWKERIEYYKRIIPPLSQGRYRNAMDMNAYLGGFAAALMDYPIWVMNVVPANSDYDTLGVIYERGFIGTYQDWCEAFSTYPRTYDLIHASAIFSIYQDRCGDITYILLEMDRILRPEGTVIVRDTVDVLTKVQGIAERMRWKCKIVDHESGPFNPEKILFAVKTYWTAAPSTQQ, from the exons ATGGCCAAAGACAATTCTGGATCTCTAAAGATCCACCCGTCGGAATCGAAGAGGCGTCGTGTAACCTATATCTTCTCTGTGAGTGGCCTCTGTGTTCTGTTCTACATTCTTGGGGCTTGGCAGAACAGCACTACCCCCACCTTGAATCAGAGATCCGATTTGGCGTCGAAAGTTGAATGCGACAATGACTTCCCTCGATCCACCGAGTCATTATCCACCTCCTCGTCATCAGAGGGTGAAACCCTCGATTTCCAAGCTCACCATCAGCTAAGCTTCAATGATACGTTCATGGTGACGGAGAAATTCCCACCTTGTGCTCTGAACTTCAGCGAGTACACACCCTGCCAAGACCTAACCAGGTGTAAGAAGTTCGCGAGGGCGATGCTAGCGTACCGAGAGCGACACTGTCCTGCGCAACATGAGCTCATCCGGTGCCTGATTCCTGCTCCACCAAAGTACAAAACACCCTTCAAATGGCCTCGGAGCAGAGACTACGCTTGGTATGACAACATTCCTCACAGGGAGCTGAGCATCGAGAAGGCTGTTCAGAACTGGATCCAGGTCGAAGGCGACCGGTTCAGATTCCCGGGAGGTGGCACCATGTTCCCGCGTGGTGCCGACGTTTATATCGATGACATAAATGCTCTCGTCTCATTGACTGATGGCGATATCAGGACTGCCATCGACACAGGCTGCGGA GTTGCCAGTTGGGGagcttatcttctaaagaggGACATCCTAACAATGTCATTTGCACCAAGAGACACACATGAGGCGCAGGTGCAGTTCGCTCTGGAGCGGGGAGTTCCGGCCATGATTGGAGTGATGGCCACACAGAGGTTGCCGTACCCTGCCAGAGCATTTGATATGGCTCATTGTTCCCGGTGTTTGATTCCTTGGCAAGATTTTG ATGGCCTGTATCTGATTGAAGTTGACCGAGTTCTCAGACCTGGAGGTTACTGGATTCTCTCTGGTCCTCCAATTCGTTGGAAGAAGTACTATGTAGGCTGGGAGAGGACTCAAGAAGATCTAAAGCAAGAGCAAGATTCAATAGAGGACGTCGCCAAACGCCTTTGCTGGAAGAAAGTAATCGAGAAGGGCGATCTTGCGATTTGGCAGAAGCCCATCAACCATGCCGATTGCATCCAAAGCAGAAGGATCTACAAAACACCTCACATTTGCAAGAATGACAATGCTGATGCTGCCTG GTACTGGAAAATGGAGGCCTGTATCACCCCGTTACCAGAAGTAAGCAGTAGCAGCGAAGTAGCAGGTGGTGAACTCCAGAAATGGCCCCAGAGGGCATTTGCTGTGCCCCCAAGAATAAGCAAAGGTACAATCCCTGGCTTGACCGTGAAGAAATTTGAAGACGACAACACGGTGTGGAAAGAGCGGATAGAGTACTACAAGCGAATCATTCCGCCGTTGTCTCAAGGGCGATACCGAAATGCGATGGACATGAATGCCTACTTGGGTGGATTTGCAGCAGCTCTGATGGATTATCCCATCTGGGTGATGAATGTAGTCCCTGCAAATTCAGATTATGACACCCTTGGTGTGATCTATGAGAGGGGATTCATCGGTACATATCAGGACTGGTGTGAAGCCTTCTCAACTTATCCCAGAACTTATGATCTCATTCATGCTAGTGCCATTTTCAGCATTTATCAGGACAG GTGTGGTGACATAACATACATACTCTTGGAGATGGATAGGATACTGAGGCCGGAGGGAACAGTGATAGTCCGCGACACCGTGGACGTCCTCACGAAAGTTCAGGGGATCGCAGAGAGGATGAGATGGAAGTGTAAGATCGTGGATCATGAAAGTGGACCTTTCAACCCTGAGAAGATCCTTTTTGCTGTCAAGACTTACTGGACAGCTGCTCCTTCTACACAGCAGTAA